The Quercus robur chromosome 7, dhQueRobu3.1, whole genome shotgun sequence genome has a segment encoding these proteins:
- the LOC126691145 gene encoding uncharacterized protein LOC126691145, with translation MVKATDSPFTAVVLECPVSSKFRLPQLEPFDGLRNPQDHLNTFKTTLGLQQPPDKILCRSFPTTLKGATREWFTKLPTSSVDNFEQLSNAFLRHFIGGQRLKRLADHLLTIKQGEKETLRSYVKRFTRETLEVDEAYDKVQLATFKAGLRSRDLVASLAKNPLKMMAKMLLKAYKYMNVEDTLATIKDVEKPGDKGRRDDERRGQKGERPDRRNNDMNRKKDDKSPRTVRFTPLVMPVDKILIQIKDEHYLKWPRPLHSSPNVRDKNKYCRFHKNHGHNIKDCRDLKEQIKELIRKGKL, from the coding sequence ATGGTAAAGGCCACGGATTCGCCTTTCACGGCGGTGGTACTTGAATGCCCAGTATCGTCAAAGTTTCGTTTACCTCAACTTGAGCCGTTCGACGGACTCAGGAACCCTCAGGATCACCTTAATACCTTCAAGACGACGCTAGGTCTCCAACAACCACCTGACAAGATACTGTGTCGTTCCTTTCCCACCACTCTTAAAGGAGCCACAAGGGAATGGTTCACAAAATTGCCAACATCGTCCGTTGACAACTTCGAGCAGTTGAGCAATGCCTTCTTGCGTCACTTCATAGGAGGGCAGCGCCTAAAGAGGCTAGCAGACCACTTACTCACCATCAAGCAAGGGGAGAAGGAAACCTTAAGGTCATATGTAAAACGTTTTACTCGGGAGACCCTTGAGGTAGACGAAGCTTATGACAAAGTACAACTAGCGACCTTCAAAGCAGGGCTGAGATCCAGAGATCTCGTGGCTTCACTAGCGAAGAATCCTCTAAAGATGATGGCAAAAATGCTCCTAAAAGCATATAAGTACATGAATGTCGAAGACACTTTAGCAACCATAAAGGATGTAGAGAAGCCAGGAGACAAAGGAAGAAGGGATGATGAGCGTAGGGGTCAAAAGGGGGAACGTCCAGATCGTCGAAATAATGACATGAACagaaaaaaagatgataaaagtCCTCGGACGGTAAGATTTACTCCTctagttatgcctgttgacaaaattttaattcagaTTAAGGATGAGCACTATCTCAAATGGCCAAGACCATTACACTCATCCCCTAACGTCCGTGATAAGAACAAGTATTGTCGATTCCACAAGAATCACGGCCACAACATAAAAGATTGTAGGGACCTAAAGGAGCAAATAAAGGAGCTGATACGAAAAggaaaattatag